The Streptomyces cyaneogriseus subsp. noncyanogenus region GTCTATGACCAGCGGCCCGAGGATGGCGCGAACATGTCCATCCCGGCGCCCCGGCCGCGCCCGCGAGCGGCGGCACCGCAGCACGCTGCGCAAACGCGTTTTTGTCCTGGCCGGGGAATCCGCTAAAGTTCAACACGTCGCCGGGACGCGGAAGCGGACCGAAACGACAAGCGGACGTAGCTCAGTTGGTAGAGCGCAACCTTGCCAAGGTTGAGGTCGCGAGTTCGAGCCTCGTCGTCCGCTCGAAGGAAGAGGGGTCCTCCCGGTCCCCTACACTCCTGGTGGAGTGGCCGAGAGGCGAGGCAACGGCCTGCAAAGCCGTCTACACGGGTTCAAATCCCGTCTCCACCTCCAAGGACGATTAGCTCAGCGGGAGAGCGCTTCCCTGACACGGAAGAGGTCACTGGTTCAATCCCAGTATCGTCCACTGGATCTTCGGATCCCCCCGCGCGATTAGCTCAGCGGGAGAGCGCTTCCCTGACACGGAAGAGGTCACTGGTTCAATCCCAGTATCGCGCACGCAGCACTTCATGATCACCCTGCGTGATGATGATCCCGAGGACGATTAGCTCAGCGGGAGAGCGCTTCCCTGACACGGAAGAGGTCACTGGTTCAATCCCAGTATCGTCCACGCACCGAAGCCCCCGGCCGTCTCGTACGGCCGGGGGCTTCTTCGTGTCGCTGCTCAGGAGGAGAAGAGCATGCGCCCGAAGCTGCGCTGGCGGTGATGCCCGTGGCCACCGTGCGGAGCGCCCCAGGCGGGAGCCGCCGGCGGGACCGGAGGGGCCGGGTAGGCGTGCGGGGCGGGCGGGGGCGGCGGAGCGGGCTGGGCCCACTGGGATTCCAGACGGGTCAGCGCCTCCAGCTCGCCGTAGTCCAGGAAGATCCCCCGGCAACTGCTGCACTGCTCTATCTGGACACCGTTGCGGTTGTAGGTGTGCATCGGTCCATGACATTTCGGACACTGCATGGTCGGCTCAACTCCTCGCCTGTCGGTCCCGCTTCACGTCTCACCAGGACAGACTCTGTCCGGCTGCGGTCGGTTGCACCCTACGTCGCGCCACTCGCGGCCGGGTCCGCGGGGAGGGCGGCCATGCGCGCGCAGGCGTCGACCAGTGCCCGCTCCACCTCGTCCAGGGGCCGCTCCTCGGCCGCCGCCTTGGTGACGGCGCGGGCGGCGGTCTGCACGGTGAGTGCCCGGGCCGGGACGTCCAGGGCGGGCCAGGGGTCGCCGTCCTGGGGGACGGCCGGGCCGGACGCGGACCGGTAGGCGGCCAGGAAGCGGGCCCACTGCTCGGGCGGGAGCACTCCGCAGGCGTACCAGGCCGCCGGGCGGGCCAGATCCCATGCCGGGACCCCCACTCCGAGATCGTCGACGTCGATGAGCAGCCAGGGTCCGTCCGGGGCGGGGTGGCGTACGAGCTGCCCCAGGTGGAGGTCGCCGTGGCAGACCACGGCGGTCTTTGGCGGCGGGGCCTCGCCGCGGGCCCAGGCCGGCAGCCCCGCCCAGGCACGCAGCACCGGGACGGCGCCGGGGTGCGCGGCGGCGGCCCGGAGGCGGGCCACGGCGTGGGCCGCCTTGACCGGGCCGCGCATCGGGGGCAGCCGGAGTCCGGGCAGGGAGCTGCGGTGCAGACGGGCGAGAAGGGTGGCCGCGGCCTCCCAGGGGGCGGCGTCGGGATCGTCCGGATCGACGGGCGTGCCGTACGGCCAGAAGGTCACGTGCCGACCGCGCAGACGGACCGGCGCCGGCCGGAGCGGGGGCAGGAGGATGCCGGGGAGACGGGCGGCGGCGCCGAGCCGCGCCGCCAGCGCGTCCGGGTCGGTGTCCGGGGCGTGCGCCTTGGCGACGGTGGCGGCGTGCCGGACGACGGTGGCGTCGGGACGGTCGGCGAGTGTGACGGTCGCCCCGCAGGCGCAGCCCGGGGCACGGGCATGGGCGGCGGCGGTGGCCCGCTCGGCGAGGGCGGGCAGGAGCGGGGGCGGCGTGGTCACGGGGTGAGGGTACGGGGCGTTCGCCGGTGGCCCGCGCCGAGGTGGCGGCCGGGCGGCAGGGCGCCGCCCCGCTGCCGAACGGCACGGAGCGCCAGCCCGGGCGGGCCGCGGGAAAGGGCAATGCCGGCGCAGCTCCCCAGCTGCGCCGGCATCTGTGCCGTCCGCCGCACCCCCGTCCCCACGGGGTTTCATGGATGGATGTCCCCGCCCGGACCGCTCTTCCGGGCCTGGGGTCGCCGCTCAGCGCCCCAGCATCGCACCCACGGACGACGCCTGTGTGGCCACTGTCTCCCACCCGTCGAAGACGAGAAGGAGCAGGACCGCCAGGGGAAGCGCCATCACGGTCGCCACCAGCGGGTGACGACGGCCCTGACGGCGGGGACGGAACGCGGCGGCGTACGCCTTGCGTCCCTCCTCGCGGATCAGCGTCCGCGGTGCCGTATGGGCCATGGCCCCTCTCCTGACCGTGCTCGGTTGTCCTTGGCAGCGGCGGACGTCGGACCTCGGGGGACGAGTACTGCGCCCGCCGCTTGACCTCAAATCTAGGCGTCCGGGACGCACCGGACGTCATGCCCTCGTACCGATTGCCGGGCCTCCCGGAGGATGAGCCACCACGTGCGGCGTACTCCCCTGGGTGGAGACGCGGGGCCGTACCTCCGGGTCTTCCCGGAGGGGGCGCCCGCTGTGCCCCGGTTTCTCCGCGCCGGTCGTGGCCGCCCCGGGCCGTCCCGCCGCCCGAGGGCCACGCACGACACTCCACCGGGTGACTTCGCTCACGTCCACCGGACCCCCGCGCACCGCCGTCCACGCCCGCCACCCGGCCCCGCCCGCCACGGCCCCGGCCGCCCGCCGCGCGCCGTGGGCGGTCCCGGCCGTCTCGCCCCCGTGGCCCTTCCGGGGGCCAATCCCCCTGTGCGGACGGGCGGTTGGGTACGCGACCGGGACATGGGCGTTCCCGGCGCCGTCTGTCTGACCGTCTCTCAATTGTCGCGCCCGCCACCGTCAATCAGTCGGCGCGAGAGGGCGCGGCCTCTGCGCGCGGGCGGGCGTGGAAACGTAAGCTGTGGCTCGTCACAGGGACCGGGCAGCGGGGATGAACATGGCGATGATGCGCCTGAGGCGCGAGGACCCGCGCGTCGTCGGCTCGTTCAGGCTTCACAGACGGCTCGGCGCGGGTGGAATGGGCGTGGTCTACCTGGGCTCCGACAAGAAGGGGCAGCGGGTCGCGCTGAAGGTCATCCGGCCGGATCTGGCCGAGGACCAGGAGTTCCGCTCGCGGTTCGCGCGTGAGGTCTCGGCGGCTCGGCGGATCCGGGGCGGCTGCACCGCACGGCTGGTGGCGGCCGACCTGGAGGCGGACCGGCCGTGGTTCGCCACGCAGTACGTGCCCGGGCCCTCGCTGCACGACAAGGTCGTCGACGAGGGCCCGCTCTGCGCGGCGGACGTCGCCGCCGTCGGGGCCGCCCTCTCCGAGGGGCTGGTCGCGGTGCACGAGGCCGGGGTCGTCCACCGGGACCTGAAGCCGTCGAACATCCTGCTCTCCCCGAAGGGCCCCCGGATCATCGACTTCGGCATCGCCTGGGCGACGGGAGCCTCGACGCTCACGCACGTCGGCACGGCGGTCGGCTCCCCCGGCTTCCTCGCCCCCGAGCAGGTGCGCGGGGCCGCCGTCACACCGGCGACGGACGTGTTCTCGCTCGGGGCCACGCTCGCCTACGCGTCGATGGGCGACTCGCCCTTCGGGCACGGCAGTTCCGAGGTGATGCTGTACCGCGTGGTGCACGAGGAACCGCAGTTGCACGGTGTTCCCGACGCCCTCGCCCCGCTCATCCGGGCGTGCCTGGCGAAGGACCCCGAGGAGCGGCCGAGCACGCTCCAACTGTCGCTGAGGCTGAAGGAGATCGCGGCCCGGGAGGCGCAGGGCCTGGCCGACGTACGGCCGCCCGCGCCGCGCGCCGGTGAGACCGACCGGCCCACCGGACGGCTCGGCGACAGCTACCCGGAGCGGACGCAGCGGCGCCCCCAGGAGCGGTCGGGCGCACCGGGCACTCCCGTGCCGCGCGGTGCCTCCGGCGCCCGGGGCGGCACACCGCCCCGGGGCACCGCCTCGCCGCGAGGCGGCAGCGCCTCGCGAGGCGGTACGGGGTCGCGGTCCGAACGGCCCGGCTCCCGCCCCAGGCCCACGCCCGCCTCCCGCAACGCCACCGGCCGGAACACCGGGAGGAACACCGGACGGAACACGACGCGTTCCGGCGGTGGCAGGCCGGGGCCGCGCACCGGCGGCGGTCGCCCGGCGCCCCGCGGCACGGGGACGGGGCTGCGCCCCGCCAACCCGCGTCTGCTGCGCCAGCGGCTGTTCGTGTTCGTGGTCGTGACGCTGCTGGTCGCCCTCGGTATCGCGGCGGCGCAGGGCTGTCAGGGGCCGGCCCGGGGGCTCGGCGGCGACCGGCAGGACGTACGGCAGCAGCAGGAGCTGGTACGCCCCGGCCACACACCGGGCGAAGCCGGCACGCCGCACGCCGCCGAACCGGCGCCCGGGCGGACGGGCTGACGGGCCGGGGCCGCGCCCGCCACAGCCGGGGCGACTCCTCGGCCCCGCCCTCCGAGCCCGGCCGTCAGGTGCCGGGCCGCCCCGTGGCGACCGCGTAGAAGGCGACCGCCGCCGCCGCGCCCACGTTCAGCGAGTCGACGCCGTGGGACATGGGGATGCGGACCCACTCGTCGGCGGCCGCCAGCGCGCGGCGCGAGAGTCCCTCGCCCTCGGCGCCGAGCATGAGGGCGACGCGGTCCATCCGGTGGGGAGCGGCCTCGTCGAGCGCCGTGGCCTTCTCGTCGGGGGTGAGGGCGAGCAGCGTGAAGCCCGCCTCGCGGAGCGTCCCGAGGCTCCGGGGCCAGGGGTCGAGTCGCGCGTACGGCACGGAGAACACCGCGCCCATCGAGACCTTGACGCTGCGCCGGTACAAGGGGTCGGCGCAGTCCGGGGAGAGCAGGACCGCGTCCATGCCGAGGGCGGCGGCGGAGCGGAAGATCGCCCCGATGTTGGTGTGGTCGTTGACGGATTCCATCACCACGACCCGGCGGGCCGTCGCCACCAGCTCGGCCGCCTCCGGCAGCGGCCTGCGCTGCATGGAGGCGAGCGCGCCGCGGTGCACGTGGTAGCCGGTGACCCGCTCGGCGAGTCGGGGGTCGACCACGTACACCGGGGCCGGAGAAGCGTCGATGACATCGCGCATGGCGTCGACCCACTTGGCCGACAGCAGCATCGACCGCATCGCGTAGCCCGCGTCCCGGGCCCGCCGGATGACCTTCTCGCCCTCGGCGATGAACAGGCCCTCGGCGGGTTCGCGCCTGCGGCGCAGTTCGACGTCGGTCAGGTCCGTGTAGTCGCCCAGGCGCGGGTCGGCGGGGTCCTCGACGGTGATCAGTTCGGCCACGGGGTGATACTGCCTTGTCCTCGGTGCTTGGTCCTCGGTCCGTGCGGACCTGGTCGGTCCCTGCCGCTCCCGGCCGCTCTCGCCGGACGTGGTCGTCAGGGGAGCGGCCGGTGGGGCCGGTCCGCCGGTTACGCCGTCTGCCGGGGGCCCACGTGGACGACCTCCCCGACGACGATGACCGCGGGCGGCTTGACCTCCTGCGCGCGGACCGTCTCGGCGACCGTCGCGAGGGTCGCGTCGACGCGGCGCTGGGCGGCCGTGGTGCCTTCCTGGACGAGGGCGACGGGGGTGTCCGGCGCCTTGCCGTGCGCGACGAGCGTCTCGGCGATCCTGCCGATCTTGTCGACGCCCATGAGGATCACCAGCGTGCCGGTCAGCTTCGCCAGGGACGGCCAGTCGACGAGCGAGCGCTCGTCGTCGGGCGCGACATGCCCGCTGACCACGGTGAACTCATGGGCGACGCCCCGGTGGGTGACGGGGATGCCGGCTGCGCCAGGGACGGAGATGGAGCTGGAGATGCCGGGGACGACCGTGCAGGGGATGCCCGCCTCGGCGAGCGCCTGCGCCTCCTCCATGCCCCGGCCGAAGACGAAGGGGTCGCCGCCCTTGAGCCGTACCACCGACTTGCCCTGCTTGGCGTGCTCGATCAGCGCGTTGTTGATGGCCTCCTGGGCCATGAACCGGCCGTACGGGATCTTGGCGGCGTCGATCACCTCGACGTGCGGGGGCAGTTCGGCGAGCAGGTCGCGCGGGCCGAGGCGGTCCGCGATGACCACGTCGGCCTCGGCCAGGAGGCGGCGTCCGCGCACGGTGATCAGGTCCGGGTCGCCGGGGCCGCCGCCGACCAGGGCGACGCCCGGGACGCGGGTGCGGTGGTGCGGGGCGACGAGGGTGCCGTCGCGCAGGCCCTCCACGACGGCGTCCCGGACGGCGGCGGTGTGACGGGGGTCGCGGCCGCGGGCGTCCGTGGTGAGGACGGCGACGGTGACGCCCTCGCTGTGGCCGGTCGCCGGGGTCCAGGCAGTGGCCGCGTCGGCGTCGTCGGAGCGGACGCACCACACGCGGTTGCGTTCGGCCTCGGCGGAGGCGGCCTCGTTGGCCGGCCGGTCGCTGGTGGCGATGAGGGCGTACCAGGCGTCCGCCAGGTCTCCGTCCTCGTACCGGCGCTTTCGCCAGGTGATCTCGCCCGCGTCCGCCATGGCCTCCACGGAGGGGGTGGCCTCCGGGGAGACGAGGACGATGTCCGCGCCCGCCGCGATGAGGGCCGGCAGACGGCGCTGGGCCACTTGGCCGCCGCCGAGGACGACCACGCGGCGGCCGGTGAGGCGGAGACCTACGGGGTAGGCGGGGTGTTCGGCCATGGCGGTGCGGCTCCTGTTGTACGGCGGTGCGGTGGCCTGGGGAGGTGGTGCGGGTGCCGGGTGTGCGCCGGCACGCTCTGCGCTGGTTCTGACGTGCGATTTTAAGGCGCGGACGGGCGGGGCGGGCCGGGTGTCCGATGGGTGGGCTCGGGTGGCCGGGAGGGCGGCGCGGCCGCGGGCTCGCCGAGCGCCGGGCGGGAGCGGGCGCCCGGGCGGGGGTCTCCGCCCGGGCGGGGAGGGCGGCCGTGGCCGCCGATTCCGTCTACTTCTCCGTCACGCCCGCCGAATCGAACGTCGCCACCTCGTGCATCGCCCGGGCGGTGCTCTGCACCATCGGCAGGGCCAGCAGGGCACCGGTGCCCTCCCCGAGCCGCAGGTCGAGGTCGACCAGGGGGCGCAGGCCCAGCTTGTTCAGGGCCGCCACATGGCCGGGCTCGGCGCTGCGGTGACCCGCGATGCACGCGGCCAGCACCTCCGGGGCGATGGCGCGGGCGACCAGCGCGGCGGCGCCGGCGCTGACGCCGTCCAGGATCACCGGCGTACGCAGGGAGGCGCCGCCCAGGAGCAGGCCGACCATGGCGGCGTGCTCCAGACCGCCGACCGCCGCGAGGACGCCGACCGGGTCGGCCGGGTCCGGCTGGTGGAGCTCGATCGCGCGGCGGACGACCTCGGTCTTGCGGGCCAGCGTCTCGTCGTTGATGCCGGTGCCGCGGCCGGTGACCTCGGCGGGGTCGGCACCCGTGAAGACGGAGATCAGGGCGGCGGACGCCGTGGTGTTGGCGATGCCCATCTCACCGGTGAGCAGCGCCTTGTTCCCGGCGGCGACGAGGTCGCGGGCGGTCTCGATGCCCACCTCGATGGCCCGCTTGGCCTCCTCGCGGGTCATCGCCGGGCCGGTGGTCATGTCGGCCGTGCCCGCGCGGACCTTGCGGGGCAGCAGGCCGGGCGTGGCGGGCAGGTCGGCCGCCACGCCCACGTCGACCACGCACACCTCGGCGCCGACCTGGGTGGCGAAGGCGTTGCAGACCGCTCCCCCGCCGAGGAAGTTGGCCACCATCTGGGCCGTGACCTCCTGCGGCCAGGCGGTGACGCCCTGGGCGTGCACGCCGTGGTCGCCGGCGAAGACGGCGACGGCCGCGGGCTCCGGGATCGGCGGCGGGCACTGCCGGGACAGGCCGCAGAGCTGCGCGGAGATGATCTCCAGCATGCCGAGGGCACCGGCCGGCTTGGTCATGCGCTTCTGTCGCTCCCAGGCCTCGCCGAGCGCCTTGGCGTCCAGCGGTCGGATCTGTGCGACGGTCTCGGCAAGCAGGTCGTGGGGCTCCTCCCCGGGCAGGGCGCGGCGGCCGTAGGTCTCTTCGTGCACGACCCAGGAGAGCGGGCGGCGCTTGGACCAGCCCGCCTGCATCAGCTCGGGCTCGTCAGGGAACGCGTCGACATAGCCGACGCACAGGTAGGCGATGACTTCGAGGTGCTCGGGCAGGCCGAGGGTGCGGACCATCTCCCGCTCGTCGAAGAAGCTGACCCAGCCGACGCCGAGGCCCTCCGCGCGGGCGGCGAGCCAGAGGTTCTCCACCG contains the following coding sequences:
- a CDS encoding zf-TFIIB domain-containing protein, translated to MQCPKCHGPMHTYNRNGVQIEQCSSCRGIFLDYGELEALTRLESQWAQPAPPPPPAPHAYPAPPVPPAAPAWGAPHGGHGHHRQRSFGRMLFSS
- a CDS encoding aminoglycoside phosphotransferase family protein gives rise to the protein MTTPPPLLPALAERATAAAHARAPGCACGATVTLADRPDATVVRHAATVAKAHAPDTDPDALAARLGAAARLPGILLPPLRPAPVRLRGRHVTFWPYGTPVDPDDPDAAPWEAAATLLARLHRSSLPGLRLPPMRGPVKAAHAVARLRAAAAHPGAVPVLRAWAGLPAWARGEAPPPKTAVVCHGDLHLGQLVRHPAPDGPWLLIDVDDLGVGVPAWDLARPAAWYACGVLPPEQWARFLAAYRSASGPAVPQDGDPWPALDVPARALTVQTAARAVTKAAAEERPLDEVERALVDACARMAALPADPAASGAT
- a CDS encoding serine/threonine-protein kinase — its product is MNMAMMRLRREDPRVVGSFRLHRRLGAGGMGVVYLGSDKKGQRVALKVIRPDLAEDQEFRSRFAREVSAARRIRGGCTARLVAADLEADRPWFATQYVPGPSLHDKVVDEGPLCAADVAAVGAALSEGLVAVHEAGVVHRDLKPSNILLSPKGPRIIDFGIAWATGASTLTHVGTAVGSPGFLAPEQVRGAAVTPATDVFSLGATLAYASMGDSPFGHGSSEVMLYRVVHEEPQLHGVPDALAPLIRACLAKDPEERPSTLQLSLRLKEIAAREAQGLADVRPPAPRAGETDRPTGRLGDSYPERTQRRPQERSGAPGTPVPRGASGARGGTPPRGTASPRGGSASRGGTGSRSERPGSRPRPTPASRNATGRNTGRNTGRNTTRSGGGRPGPRTGGGRPAPRGTGTGLRPANPRLLRQRLFVFVVVTLLVALGIAAAQGCQGPARGLGGDRQDVRQQQELVRPGHTPGEAGTPHAAEPAPGRTG
- a CDS encoding TrmH family RNA methyltransferase, translated to MAELITVEDPADPRLGDYTDLTDVELRRRREPAEGLFIAEGEKVIRRARDAGYAMRSMLLSAKWVDAMRDVIDASPAPVYVVDPRLAERVTGYHVHRGALASMQRRPLPEAAELVATARRVVVMESVNDHTNIGAIFRSAAALGMDAVLLSPDCADPLYRRSVKVSMGAVFSVPYARLDPWPRSLGTLREAGFTLLALTPDEKATALDEAAPHRMDRVALMLGAEGEGLSRRALAAADEWVRIPMSHGVDSLNVGAAAAVAFYAVATGRPGT
- the cobA gene encoding uroporphyrinogen-III C-methyltransferase — encoded protein: MAEHPAYPVGLRLTGRRVVVLGGGQVAQRRLPALIAAGADIVLVSPEATPSVEAMADAGEITWRKRRYEDGDLADAWYALIATSDRPANEAASAEAERNRVWCVRSDDADAATAWTPATGHSEGVTVAVLTTDARGRDPRHTAAVRDAVVEGLRDGTLVAPHHRTRVPGVALVGGGPGDPDLITVRGRRLLAEADVVIADRLGPRDLLAELPPHVEVIDAAKIPYGRFMAQEAINNALIEHAKQGKSVVRLKGGDPFVFGRGMEEAQALAEAGIPCTVVPGISSSISVPGAAGIPVTHRGVAHEFTVVSGHVAPDDERSLVDWPSLAKLTGTLVILMGVDKIGRIAETLVAHGKAPDTPVALVQEGTTAAQRRVDATLATVAETVRAQEVKPPAVIVVGEVVHVGPRQTA